The Caldicellulosiruptor changbaiensis genome has a segment encoding these proteins:
- a CDS encoding papain-like cysteine protease family protein: protein MVKKLLKKGRYKRIVISAIVFFTLLLLNLSDAFAENTVTCVELPVKNVRQAYSNWCWAAGSESILYYCKNYLGFGKEATQWDIVKYIYGSYVNKPASLYDIQRGLSYYGVGSTRMIPVSGWIISYGQIAEQIVNYKSPIGLGITATERQNHFVVLNGVWQYFDVNGYLQNYIMIMDPAIGEVISIPDSELRDNDNYQDYLDAIRVFRP, encoded by the coding sequence ATGGTCAAAAAATTACTAAAAAAGGGAAGGTACAAAAGAATCGTGATTAGTGCTATTGTGTTTTTTACATTACTCTTACTGAACCTTAGTGATGCGTTTGCAGAAAATACAGTTACATGTGTTGAACTTCCAGTTAAAAATGTAAGGCAGGCATATTCAAATTGGTGCTGGGCAGCAGGAAGTGAGTCAATACTTTACTATTGCAAAAACTATTTAGGTTTTGGGAAAGAAGCAACACAGTGGGATATAGTGAAATATATTTATGGAAGCTATGTAAATAAACCTGCATCTCTTTATGATATACAAAGAGGACTGAGCTATTATGGTGTTGGTTCTACACGCATGATACCAGTAAGTGGCTGGATAATTTCATATGGGCAAATTGCAGAGCAAATTGTAAATTATAAAAGTCCAATAGGATTAGGAATTACAGCAACTGAAAGGCAAAATCATTTTGTTGTTTTAAACGGTGTATGGCAGTATTTTGACGTAAACGGATATCTACAAAATTATATAATGATTATGGATCCAGCTATAGGTGAAGTAATTAGTATTCCTGATTCTGAGTTGAGGGATAATGACAATTACCAGGATTACTTAGATGCGATAAGAGTATTTAGACCATAA
- a CDS encoding lysozyme: MKSIVLTSNNLNLTLKNSSCLQNLSAQKSTAEQISKSYLSPSKQNTAQNNSKISPAYVYEKGFPADEFYGKIVYERPGSNSVSSTTKINAVYKSQNTSTKIKRLEPSKALFEFVKSYEGYSSIAYRDKDGVWTIGIGHVLKGKELEEYVDLKTNKPKKAITEEKAYEFFKSDIKNATDAINKFMENNKIQLSQNQFDALVSFTFNVGKAWTTNEKSKIRADIIKAIKNGIDTKLEKELRDDFLVYSKAQGIVLEGLQRRRYDEWEMFVKGDYKVTDINTWKKIKKEIGL; the protein is encoded by the coding sequence ATGAAAAGTATTGTATTAACTTCTAATAATCTTAATTTGACTCTTAAAAATAGCTCTTGCCTTCAAAACCTGTCAGCCCAAAAAAGTACTGCAGAGCAAATTTCAAAAAGCTATCTCTCACCTTCAAAACAAAATACAGCCCAAAACAACTCTAAAATTTCGCCTGCCTATGTTTATGAAAAAGGTTTTCCTGCTGATGAGTTCTATGGTAAAATAGTTTACGAAAGACCTGGTTCAAATTCTGTATCGTCTACAACAAAGATAAATGCTGTTTATAAAAGCCAAAATACTTCAACAAAAATAAAAAGATTAGAACCAAGCAAAGCATTATTTGAATTTGTTAAATCTTATGAAGGATATTCCTCAATCGCCTATAGAGACAAAGACGGAGTTTGGACTATTGGAATTGGACATGTATTAAAAGGCAAAGAATTGGAAGAATATGTTGATCTTAAAACTAATAAGCCCAAAAAAGCAATAACAGAAGAAAAAGCATATGAATTTTTCAAAAGTGATATCAAAAATGCAACTGATGCAATAAATAAATTTATGGAAAATAACAAAATTCAACTTTCACAAAACCAATTTGATGCTTTAGTAAGTTTTACATTTAACGTTGGAAAAGCATGGACAACTAATGAAAAATCAAAAATTCGAGCTGATATAATTAAAGCTATTAAAAATGGTATTGATACTAAATTAGAGAAAGAACTTAGAGACGATTTTCTTGTCTATTCTAAAGCTCAAGGAATAGTATTAGAAGGTTTACAAAGACGCAGATACGATGAATGGGAAATGTTTGTAAAAGGAGACTACAAAGTTACAGATATAAATACTTGGAAAAAGATAAAAAAAGAAATTGGTCTTTAG
- the hydF gene encoding [FeFe] hydrogenase H-cluster maturation GTPase HydF, giving the protein MNTTPRSERLHIAIFGKRNAGKSSLINAITNQPIAIVSDMPGTTTDPVYKSMEILPLGPVVLIDTAGIDDEGILGKLRVEKTLEVLNKTDIAILVVSDIDDLTYEKQLAKLFDEKKVPRIGVLNKIDKDPNYKETLSFLQSSLGMPFLAVSCATLKGIEELKSSLAKLVPDVGEDLRIVGDLINPGDFVVLVVPIDKAAPKGRLILPQQQTIRDILDSDAIAIVTKEYELKETIENLGKKPAIVITDSQAFLKVDADTPPDVPLTSFSILFARYKGDLVEFVEGVRKIKDLKPGDTVLIAEACTHHRQSDDIGTVKIPRWLRQIAGFDINFEWVSGYNYPKDLSKYALIIHCGGCMITRREMLFRIELAKQQGVPITNYGIMIAYVHGILPRALKPFGIEFEY; this is encoded by the coding sequence ATGAACACAACACCGCGCAGTGAAAGGCTTCACATAGCTATATTTGGAAAGCGAAACGCTGGTAAGTCAAGCTTAATCAATGCCATCACAAACCAGCCAATTGCGATTGTGTCTGACATGCCGGGCACGACAACCGACCCTGTCTATAAATCAATGGAGATTTTGCCGCTCGGTCCTGTTGTTTTGATTGACACAGCAGGAATTGACGATGAAGGAATCCTTGGCAAGCTCAGGGTTGAAAAGACACTGGAGGTTTTGAACAAAACAGATATTGCAATTTTAGTGGTATCTGACATTGATGATTTGACGTATGAAAAGCAACTTGCAAAACTATTTGATGAGAAAAAAGTGCCAAGAATTGGTGTTTTGAATAAAATCGACAAAGACCCAAATTACAAAGAAACACTTTCTTTTTTGCAGTCAAGTTTGGGAATGCCATTTTTGGCTGTGTCATGCGCTACTTTAAAAGGCATTGAAGAGCTAAAAAGTTCACTTGCAAAGCTTGTGCCAGATGTTGGTGAGGATTTGCGAATAGTAGGAGATTTGATAAACCCCGGTGACTTTGTAGTTTTAGTTGTGCCGATTGACAAGGCAGCCCCAAAAGGAAGATTGATTTTGCCTCAGCAGCAGACAATAAGAGATATTCTGGATTCTGATGCAATTGCAATTGTGACAAAGGAATACGAGCTTAAAGAAACTATCGAAAATCTTGGTAAAAAACCTGCGATTGTAATCACTGACTCGCAAGCTTTTTTAAAGGTTGACGCAGACACACCACCTGATGTTCCTCTTACATCTTTTTCAATTTTGTTTGCAAGATACAAAGGGGATTTGGTGGAGTTTGTTGAAGGAGTCAGGAAAATTAAAGATTTAAAACCTGGAGATACAGTCTTGATTGCCGAGGCATGTACACACCACAGGCAATCAGATGATATTGGAACTGTTAAAATTCCAAGATGGCTTCGCCAGATAGCTGGATTTGATATAAACTTTGAGTGGGTTTCTGGCTACAATTATCCTAAGGATTTGTCAAAGTATGCACTGATTATCCACTGTGGCGGGTGTATGATAACAAGGCGAGAGATGCTATTTAGAATTGAGCTTGCAAAACAGCAAGGTGTGCCAATCACAAACTATGGTATCATGATTGCATATGTGCATGGAATCCTACCAAGGGCACTAAAGCCTTTTGGAATTGAGTTTGAATATTAA
- a CDS encoding aspartate ammonia-lyase has product MSRIEKDFLGSIELSDLELYGIHTKRAFANFNVSGKSVDKDLIKALVMVKKACAIANYEVGLLDEKIKDAIVFACDEILARKYDDQFIVDRFQGGAGTSTNMNVNEVIANVALIHIGRKPGEYDIIHPINHVNMSQSTNDVYPTALRIATIWNVRELSEECAELQKSLQRKEHEFEDIIKAGRTQLQDALPVTLGQEFGAYAQAISRDRWRLYKVEERLRVVNLGATAVGTGVNAPLKYIFKVIEILRNLTKIGLARSDYLMDATQNADVFVECSGLLKALAVNLSKIANDLRLLSSGPNTGLNEINLPAVQAGSSIMPGKVNPVIPELINTIAFQVMANDFAITLAAQAGQLELNAFLPLIANNLLESLKILKNGIKIFRQQCIDGITANKEKCLEYAKKTPAIAASLIDKIGYDKAAEIAKKAIIENKQIIDVVKELNIMDEKEAQELLNPFEFIKFKE; this is encoded by the coding sequence ATGTCAAGAATAGAAAAAGATTTCTTGGGCAGTATTGAGCTTTCTGACCTTGAGCTTTATGGAATTCACACAAAACGCGCTTTTGCTAATTTTAACGTCTCTGGAAAGAGTGTTGACAAAGATTTAATAAAAGCGCTTGTCATGGTCAAAAAAGCGTGCGCAATTGCAAATTATGAAGTTGGTCTTTTGGATGAAAAAATTAAAGACGCTATTGTCTTTGCATGTGACGAAATTTTGGCAAGAAAATATGATGACCAGTTCATTGTAGACAGATTCCAGGGCGGTGCGGGAACATCTACAAATATGAATGTAAACGAAGTTATTGCAAACGTAGCCTTAATTCACATTGGAAGAAAACCGGGTGAGTATGACATAATTCATCCAATCAATCATGTTAATATGTCACAGTCAACAAACGATGTGTACCCTACAGCCTTGCGAATTGCCACTATATGGAATGTAAGAGAACTTTCAGAAGAATGTGCAGAGCTTCAAAAAAGCCTTCAGAGAAAAGAACACGAATTTGAAGATATAATAAAGGCAGGAAGAACTCAGCTACAAGATGCCCTGCCAGTAACACTTGGTCAGGAGTTTGGTGCATATGCCCAAGCCATCTCACGCGACAGATGGAGACTATACAAGGTTGAAGAGCGGCTCAGAGTGGTCAATCTTGGTGCAACTGCTGTTGGCACAGGAGTAAACGCACCTTTGAAATACATTTTCAAGGTGATAGAAATATTAAGAAACTTAACCAAAATTGGCTTGGCAAGGTCTGACTATCTCATGGATGCGACACAGAACGCAGACGTTTTTGTTGAATGCTCGGGGCTTTTGAAAGCATTAGCAGTGAATCTCTCAAAGATTGCAAATGACCTTCGTCTTCTTTCCTCTGGACCAAACACAGGATTAAATGAGATAAACCTGCCAGCTGTTCAGGCAGGTTCAAGCATTATGCCAGGAAAGGTAAATCCTGTAATTCCTGAGCTTATAAACACAATAGCTTTTCAGGTGATGGCAAACGACTTTGCAATAACTTTAGCAGCGCAGGCTGGTCAGCTTGAGCTGAATGCTTTTTTACCTCTGATAGCAAACAATCTTCTTGAAAGTCTTAAAATTCTCAAAAATGGTATTAAAATTTTCAGGCAGCAGTGTATAGATGGTATAACAGCAAACAAAGAAAAATGTTTAGAGTATGCAAAAAAGACTCCTGCTATTGCAGCAAGCTTAATAGACAAGATTGGATATGACAAGGCGGCAGAAATTGCAAAAAAGGCAATTATTGAGAACAAGCAAATAATTGATGTTGTCAAAGAGCTAAATATTATGGATGAAAAAGAAGCACAAGAGCTTTTGAATCCTTTTGAGTTTATAAAGTTTAAAGAATGA
- a CDS encoding SIMPL domain-containing protein — MNNKNVTYVLVALIIGISFTISSYFLSNGLINLRAERKVITVTGSAKKQLRSDLVKWTGMYTVVAKDLKEAYKLLEESQKKVKDYFLSKGLSEKDLIFSSISTQTIYEILPNGIYSTKVDSYKLSQSIQITSKDVDKITELSRKSTELINSGVQFESMPPQYYYTKLADLKIEMLSLATEDAVRRAKQIAKSTGSSVERLKSASMGVFQITPLYSTEVSDYGINDTTSIDKEITAVVNCEFIIK, encoded by the coding sequence TTGAATAATAAAAATGTTACCTATGTTTTGGTTGCTTTAATTATAGGGATTTCTTTTACAATCTCTTCTTACTTTTTATCAAATGGGCTTATAAATCTAAGGGCAGAGAGAAAAGTCATTACAGTAACAGGCTCTGCAAAAAAACAGCTTCGCTCTGACCTTGTCAAGTGGACAGGGATGTACACTGTTGTGGCAAAAGATTTAAAAGAAGCTTACAAACTTTTAGAAGAAAGTCAAAAGAAGGTGAAAGATTATTTCCTTTCAAAAGGACTTTCTGAAAAGGACTTAATTTTTTCTTCAATTTCAACTCAAACAATATATGAGATACTTCCTAACGGAATATATTCAACAAAGGTTGATAGCTACAAGCTTTCGCAAAGCATTCAGATTACATCAAAAGATGTAGACAAGATTACAGAGCTTTCTCGAAAGTCAACAGAGCTTATAAACTCCGGTGTTCAGTTTGAGTCTATGCCACCTCAGTATTATTATACAAAGCTTGCAGATTTAAAGATAGAAATGCTTTCTTTAGCGACAGAAGATGCTGTAAGAAGAGCAAAACAGATTGCAAAGAGCACAGGAAGTAGTGTTGAAAGACTAAAATCTGCTTCTATGGGTGTTTTTCAGATAACTCCGCTTTATTCAACTGAAGTTAGTGACTATGGAATAAATGATACAACATCAATAGATAAAGAAATAACTGCTGTTGTGAACTGTGAGTTTATAATAAAATAA
- a CDS encoding GNAT family N-acetyltransferase, whose product MSYIRLAKIEDVAIMSRIHALTWKEAYKGLIPQEYLNGISEDKWIKPFTDALSNKLHEAAIINNGETDTGCVCFGKSRDGEAGYGEIISIYVLPAYWSTRQGYELMNFALNRLKKQNFDYCHLWVLEGNTRALNFYERYGFRSDNKVRMLNIAGVNLRELRYSIKL is encoded by the coding sequence TTGAGTTATATAAGGTTAGCTAAAATTGAAGATGTAGCTATTATGAGTAGAATACACGCTTTAACGTGGAAAGAAGCTTATAAAGGTTTGATACCGCAAGAATATCTAAATGGGATTTCGGAAGATAAGTGGATCAAGCCATTTACCGATGCGTTATCTAATAAATTGCATGAAGCGGCGATAATAAATAATGGAGAAACTGATACTGGATGTGTTTGTTTTGGCAAATCGCGTGATGGAGAAGCTGGATATGGAGAGATCATATCTATATATGTTTTACCAGCATATTGGTCAACTAGGCAAGGTTATGAATTAATGAATTTTGCTTTAAATAGATTGAAAAAGCAAAATTTTGATTATTGTCACCTTTGGGTTTTGGAAGGTAATACGAGAGCTTTGAATTTTTATGAAAGGTATGGGTTCAGAAGTGATAATAAAGTAAGAATGCTTAACATTGCGGGGGTAAATTTAAGAGAACTAAGGTATTCTATTAAATTATAA
- a CDS encoding ferritin-like domain-containing protein — protein sequence MSKKIENILKFGMKMEKNAQDFYSFYANSLQDENLKRLFEEFVKIEQEHYKYLENILKSLGSQEPPISISWVVDDQNKMVDPHILVDNSKILETDFSDLTILRLAYLIESDFAAFYKQAAEKVEDGNVKGLLLHLAKWEEEHEKYFKERYHSLMKKEWKEIDLF from the coding sequence ATGAGCAAAAAGATTGAGAACATATTAAAGTTTGGAATGAAGATGGAGAAAAATGCGCAAGACTTTTATTCTTTCTACGCAAATAGCCTGCAGGATGAAAATCTAAAAAGACTTTTTGAAGAGTTTGTAAAGATTGAGCAAGAACATTATAAGTATCTTGAGAATATTCTAAAAAGTCTGGGCAGCCAAGAACCACCAATTTCAATTTCATGGGTTGTAGATGACCAGAACAAAATGGTGGACCCGCATATATTAGTTGATAACTCCAAAATTTTGGAAACTGACTTTTCAGACCTTACAATTTTAAGGCTTGCATACCTGATTGAAAGCGATTTTGCAGCATTTTACAAACAAGCTGCTGAAAAGGTTGAAGATGGCAATGTAAAAGGTTTGCTTCTACATCTTGCAAAGTGGGAAGAGGAACATGAAAAATATTTCAAAGAAAGGTACCATAGCCTTATGAAAAAAGAGTGGAAAGAAATTGATTTGTTCTAA